A single window of Hyla sarda isolate aHylSar1 chromosome 2, aHylSar1.hap1, whole genome shotgun sequence DNA harbors:
- the LOC130358833 gene encoding fidgetin-like, translating into MALLKMHWTPEHAQPLNQWPEQHLDVSSTTSSPAHKSDVYQSSRQRLNYAWANDDISALTASNLLKRYAEKYSGVLDSPYERAPLSTYTDGAFGPVNGQKGDLESWQMSHGSDSSYTVNSIHDSLAGSKSGNGHIGLGSPTVAPGNLPDPLYPGSTCGAANSASGLGTPQDYTSSYSGTYLPSGYCSQPTAALPASHPSSLHSSGLQPTHASPALVHGYSSSGTIYNYSSSSYPTQPGYGGMHPAHPSGYLPSGIAAPTPLPPHTASSRPTVVPGYTYQSSNLAPISVTPLSTESSSSLKRKAFDMTAEETEGKYRKYSYEQPKTTSDSSFPMSDNVPNECRGNGFNRNGETPQMLFKPSKNPAEEEQIGKYSSQSMKAMISPTYNEEVPLRSGEAFGKFTPPVINGERRGNEQGHVFTQRMQISGIKPPGFCNPSDDQLKNVDPLILELVNDEIVDCGPPVQWTDIAGHVSIKAAIEEELMWPILRPGAYTGANRPPKSILLFGPSGSGKSLLSRCIATQLGSTFLKINSAVLVSKWKNKSEKVLQTVFYMASCHQPSVVFISEIDLLLSAHISEENAHLRNLKSQLLSFLDSIATSTDDSIIFIGTSQRPNDIDEAAHHRFAKRFYIAPPDNLARRQILHHTLAQQNYCLSEREMALLVQHTEGYSGNELIQLCQQAGANHLHGISGQLQPTSYKDFEGAFCKLRAGTSQKQLDLFVEWNKMYGSRH; encoded by the exons ATGG CTCTCTTGAAGATGCACTGGACACCAGAGCATGCCCAGCCCCTGAATCAGTGGCCAGAGCAGCACCTTGATGTCTCCTCAACTACTTCATCTCCAGCACATAAATCTGATGTGTATCAAAGTAGTCGACAAAGGCTGAATTATGCCTGGGCAAATGATGACATATCTGCACTGACCGCTTCTAACCTCCTAAAGAGATATGCCGAAAAGTACTCTGGGGTGTTAGATTCACCATATGAGAGAGCACCACTAAGTACCTACACAGATGGAGCATTTGGACCTGTTAATGGACAGAAGGGTGACCTTGAGTCTTGGCAAATGTCACATGGGTCTGATAGTTCCTATACAGTAAACTCTATACATGATAGTTTGGCTGGCTCCAAATCCGGCAATGGACATATTGGCTTAGGTAGTCCAACAGTTGCACCAGGCAACTTGCCTGATCCTCTTTATCCTGGTAGTACATGTGGAGCAGCCAATTCTGCGAGTGGTCTTGGTACACCTCAGGATTATACCTCATCTTATAGTGGCACATACCTTCCATCTGGATATTGTAGTCAACCCACTGCAGCACTTCCAGCAAGCCACCCATCATCTCTCCACAGCTCAGGACTTCAGCCAACACATGCATCACCGGCTTTAGTTCATGGATACAGTTCATCTGGCACAATATACAACTATAGCTCAAGCAGCTATCCAACCCAACCTGGATATGGAGGGATGCATCCAGCACATCCCTCTGGTTATCTGCCTTCAGGTATTGCTGCCCCCACACCACTTCCACCTCATACAGCATCATCAAGACCTACTGTGGTCCCTGGTTACACCTACCAAAGTTCTAACCTTGCGCCAATCTCAGTCACCCCTTTGAGCACAGAGTCAAGCAGCTCCTTAAAACGGAAAGCTTTTGATATGACAGCAGAGGAAACTGAGGGAAAATATAGAAAATACAGCTATGAACAACCAAAGACTACCTCAGATTCATCATTTCCGATGTCTGACAATGTACCAAATGAATGCAGAGGCAATGGcttcaatcgcaatggggaaacccCTCAGATGCTCTTTAAACCTAGTAAGAATCCAGCAGAAGAAGAACAAATAGGAAAGTACAGCAGCCAGTCGATGAAGGCAATGATTTCACCTACATACAATGAAGAGGTCCCTTTAAGATCTGGTGAGGCATTTGGTAAGTTTACGCCACCCGTAATTAATGGTGAACGGAGGGGGAATGAACAAGGACATGTCTTTACACAGAGAATGCAGATTTCAGGGATTAAACCACCAGGATTTTGTAACCCGTCAGATGATCAGTTAAAAAATGTGGATCCTCTTATTTTAGAACTTGTCAATGATGAAATTGTGGACTGTGGGCCACCAGTGCAGTGGACTGATATAGCTGGCCATGTATCCATAAAGGCTGCAATTGAAGAAGAATTAATGTGGCCTATTTTAAGACCTGGTGCATACACTGGAGCCAACAGACCTCCAAAAAGTATTTTACTGTTCGGCCCTTCAGGTTCAGGAAAAAGCCTTTTGAGCAGGTGCATTGCCACCCAGTTGGGGTCAACATTTCTGAAAATTAACAGCGCTGTGCTGGTCTCTAAATGGAAGAACAAGAGTGAAAAAGTCTTGCAGACTGTGTTTTACATGGCAAGCTGTCATCAGCCTTCTGTGGTTTTTATTAGTGAAATTGATCTGCTACTCTCTGCCCATATCAGTGAGGAAAATGCTCACCTTCGTAATCTGAAGTCCCAGTTGCTGTCCTTTTTGGATAGCATAGCTACCTCAACTGATGATAGCATTATCTTTATTGGAACTTCGCAGAGGCCGAACGATATTGATGAAGCTGCTCACCATAGGTTTGCCAAGCGgttttacatagctccccctgataATCTAGCGAGAAGGCAAATCCTACACCACACTTTGGCTCAACAAAACTACTGCCTTAGTGAAAGGGAAATGGCCCTTCTTGTTCAGCACACAGAGGGCTACTCTGGCAATGAGCTAATTCAACTTTGCCAGCAGGCCGGAGCCAATCATCTTCATGGTATTTCAGGTCAACTTCAACCCACATCTTACAAAGACTTTGAGGGGGCGTTCTGTAAACTGCGAGCTGGCACTTCCCAAAAGCAATTAGACTTATTTGTGGAATGGAATAAAATGTACGGCTCGAGACATTAA